Proteins encoded together in one Plasmodium cynomolgi strain B DNA, scaffold: 0552, whole genome shotgun sequence window:
- a CDS encoding hypothetical protein (putative): protein EIYLKTPPWVRKSRKLNSKVELKKFPDIKNKVQGESMGIKPKEFSNKLAYSRIKNRALSYLVLAFLVAYPFALYFLGTMVAFFILKKYEWIIFGIGTPAFIGFVLLSVFLGTYYPFKKFKII, encoded by the coding sequence GAGATCTACTTAAAAACACCCCCTTGGGTGAGAAAATCTAGAAAATTAAATTCCAAGgttgaattaaaaaagtttcctgacataaaaaataaggtaCAAGGTGAAAGCATGGGAATCAAGCCCAAAGAATTTTCTAATAAATTGGCATATTCTAGGATTAAAAATAGAGCATTGTCATACCTCGTATTGGCCTTTTTAGTTGCTTACCCATTtgctttgtattttttaggCACCATGGTcgccttttttattcttaaaaaatatgaatggatCATATTTGGCATAGGAACGCCCGCATTCATAGGATTTGTCCTTTTGAGCGTGTTCTTGGGAACGTACTACccatttaaaaagtttaaaattatctaa